Proteins encoded in a region of the Streptomyces sp. PCS3-D2 genome:
- a CDS encoding sensor histidine kinase: MPPTEEHPVRPAAPRNDTRTLATVAHTAFFLLLGASVARFLLRHPGEPRTPWVIALGVTLALLYVLGPALGAAPTRRRLLWLGLVVTTWVVLVVLAPSFAWCAVPLFVTALRTLPPRPAIVLVALLTAFVVTAQLQLSKSFDPNLLLAPPAVAALATAVFVHMERQARAQRALIDDLIRTRRELAATERREGTLAERQRLSMEIHDTLAQNLSSQQMLLQAADRTWDTDPATARAHVRTATDIAAHGLAEARRLVHDLAPSELADGAGLAQALRRLDAGPGIEVRFHLEGAPAPLPDRVQSALLRIAQGALANVREHSAARTAALTLSFLGDQVVLDVADDGHGFTQPRADADAADGRGHGLPAMRARVRQLGGTLTIESTPGEGTVLSAAIPLEPAP; this comes from the coding sequence ATGCCCCCGACCGAGGAGCACCCCGTGAGACCCGCCGCGCCGCGCAACGACACCCGCACGCTGGCGACGGTCGCCCACACCGCCTTCTTCCTCCTCCTCGGCGCCTCCGTGGCCCGCTTCCTGCTGCGCCACCCCGGCGAACCCCGCACTCCGTGGGTCATCGCCCTCGGCGTCACCCTGGCCCTGCTCTACGTGCTCGGCCCCGCGCTCGGCGCCGCCCCCACCCGCCGGCGCCTCCTCTGGCTCGGCCTGGTGGTCACCACCTGGGTGGTCCTCGTCGTCCTCGCGCCCAGCTTCGCCTGGTGCGCCGTGCCGCTCTTCGTCACGGCCCTGCGCACCCTCCCGCCCCGCCCCGCCATCGTCCTGGTGGCCCTCCTCACCGCCTTCGTCGTGACCGCCCAGCTCCAGCTGTCCAAGTCCTTCGATCCCAACCTGCTCCTGGCGCCGCCCGCCGTCGCCGCCCTCGCCACCGCCGTCTTCGTCCACATGGAACGCCAGGCCCGGGCCCAGCGGGCACTGATCGACGACCTGATCCGGACCCGCCGGGAACTGGCCGCCACCGAACGCCGCGAAGGCACCCTCGCGGAACGCCAGCGGCTGTCCATGGAGATCCACGACACCCTCGCCCAGAACCTGTCCAGCCAGCAGATGCTGCTCCAGGCCGCGGACCGCACCTGGGACACCGACCCCGCCACCGCCCGCGCGCACGTCCGCACCGCCACCGACATCGCCGCACACGGCCTCGCCGAGGCCCGGCGGCTGGTCCACGACCTGGCCCCCTCCGAGCTCGCCGACGGCGCCGGCCTCGCCCAGGCACTGCGCCGCCTGGACGCCGGACCGGGCATCGAGGTCCGCTTCCACCTCGAAGGCGCCCCCGCCCCGCTGCCCGACCGCGTCCAGTCGGCCCTGCTGCGGATAGCCCAGGGCGCCCTCGCCAACGTCCGCGAGCACTCCGCCGCCCGTACGGCCGCGCTCACGCTGAGCTTCCTCGGGGACCAGGTGGTGCTCGACGTCGCCGACGACGGCCACGGCTTCACCCAGCCCCGCGCCGACGCCGACGCCGCCGACGGGCGCGGACACGGCCTCCCGGCGATGCGGGCCCGCGTCCGCCAGCTGGGCGGCACCCTGACCATCGAATCCACGCCGGGCGAGGGCACCGTCCTGTCCGCGGCCATCCCCCTGGAGCCCGCTCCATGA
- a CDS encoding heme-binding protein produces the protein MKTRTRVLTGTALAVALGAGAFGAVSASASPAATTAQAAALAAKKDAPSDKNFTTTTHLTVDAATRAAQAALQAAAAENQKVTVAVVDRNGNTIVTLRGDGAGPQSYESAQRKAFTAVSWNAPTSVLVGRLAQAPNLKDIPGTLFLGGGTPVQANGAPVAGIGVAGAPSGDLDEKFAKAGVDALSK, from the coding sequence ATGAAGACCCGCACCCGCGTTCTCACCGGTACCGCCCTCGCCGTCGCCCTGGGCGCCGGCGCCTTCGGTGCCGTGAGCGCCAGCGCGAGCCCCGCCGCCACCACCGCCCAGGCCGCCGCCCTCGCGGCGAAGAAGGACGCTCCGAGCGACAAGAACTTCACCACGACGACCCACCTGACCGTCGACGCCGCCACCCGCGCCGCGCAGGCCGCCCTCCAGGCCGCCGCGGCGGAGAACCAGAAGGTGACCGTCGCGGTGGTGGACCGCAACGGCAACACCATCGTCACCCTGCGTGGCGACGGCGCCGGACCGCAGTCCTACGAGTCGGCGCAGCGCAAGGCCTTCACCGCAGTGTCCTGGAACGCCCCGACCTCGGTGCTCGTGGGCCGGCTGGCCCAGGCCCCGAACCTGAAGGACATCCCCGGCACCCTCTTCCTCGGTGGCGGCACCCCGGTCCAGGCGAACGGCGCCCCCGTGGCCGGCATCGGTGTGGCCGGCGCCCCGAGCGGCGATCTGGACGAGAAGTTCGCGAAGGCCGGCGTGGACGCGCTGAGCAAGTAG